The DNA region GGAGGGCGCGCGGGCCCGGCGTCCGGGGAGAGAGGTGAGGCGTTCGGCATCGTCCGACTTCGTCAAGCCCGGGCTCGGTCGCCGGGGATCCCCCGCACTCTATATCTAAAAAGGTCCTTAGGAAATGTGGACGGAGTTACTTCCCCAAACCCAGCACCTCGTCACACGCCCGGGCGATCGCCAATTCCTCGTCGGTGGGCACCACGAGGACCGTCACGCGGCTGCCGGGCGCCGAGATGATGCGCTCGCCGGTGCCGTTCTCGTTGGCCTCGGTGTCGATCTCCACGCCCCAGCCGCGCAGGGTGGCGAGCGCGTCGGCCCGCAGGCGGGCGACGTTCTCCCCCACACCGGCGGTGAAGGTGATCGCGTCCACGTCGCCGAGCACCGCCCAGTAGCCGCCGATGTAGCGGCGCAGGCGATGGATCACCACGTCGTAGGCGAGCGTGGCGTCCACGTCGCCGTCATCGACCCGCGCCAGGAGTTCGCGGAAATCGCGCGCGCCCGACAGTCCCTCCAGGCCCGACCTGCGATTGAGCAGGGTGGAGACGTCCTCGGGCGACATGCCGCGGTCACGGATGAGGTGGATGATCAGGCCGGGGTCGAGATCGCCGGGACGGGTGCCCATCACCAGGCCCTCGAGGGGGGTCAGTCCCATGGAGGTGTCCATGGCGCGGCCACCGTCGATCGCCGACGCCGACGCACCGTTACCCAGGTGCAGGACGATCTGGTTGATCTCGCCGTACGGGCGGCCCAGGATGTCGGCGGTGCGGCGGGAGACGAACTCGTGACTGGTGCCGTGGAACCCGTATCGCCGCAGGTCCCACTTGGTGGCCGTCTCGCGGTCGATGGCGTAGGTGTGGGCGGCGGCGGGAAGGGTGTGGAAGAAGCCGGTGTCGAACACGGCGACGTGCGGCAACCCGGGCAGCAGTTCGCGGGCCACCCGGATCCCGCGGAGGTTGGCCGGATTGTGCAGCGGGGCGAGGACCTCGAGCTCCTCGATGTCCGCCTCCACCTCGGGAGTGACCTCGATCGGCTCGTGGAAGGCCGGCCCGCCGTGGACCACCCGGTGTCCGATCGCCTCGACCTCGAGGTCGGTGGGGTGCACGTGGAGCTCCTCCGCCAGCTCCAGCACGCGGCCGAGCGCGGCGGTGTGGTCGGGGAACTCGGCCTCCGCCGTGCGTTCTTCGGCGGGCGCTCCGGTCAGGTCACTGCGGCGCACGGTCAGCGTGCCGACGCTCTCGCTGATTCTCTCGACAAGCGCCCAGGCCAGCTCGCCCTCGACGGCGGTGTCGAGGATCT from Dietzia sp. B32 includes:
- a CDS encoding acetate/propionate family kinase gives rise to the protein MTRVLVINSGSSSLKLQILDTAVEGELAWALVERISESVGTLTVRRSDLTGAPAEERTAEAEFPDHTAALGRVLELAEELHVHPTDLEVEAIGHRVVHGGPAFHEPIEVTPEVEADIEELEVLAPLHNPANLRGIRVARELLPGLPHVAVFDTGFFHTLPAAAHTYAIDRETATKWDLRRYGFHGTSHEFVSRRTADILGRPYGEINQIVLHLGNGASASAIDGGRAMDTSMGLTPLEGLVMGTRPGDLDPGLIIHLIRDRGMSPEDVSTLLNRRSGLEGLSGARDFRELLARVDDGDVDATLAYDVVIHRLRRYIGGYWAVLGDVDAITFTAGVGENVARLRADALATLRGWGVEIDTEANENGTGERIISAPGSRVTVLVVPTDEELAIARACDEVLGLGK